Proteins encoded within one genomic window of Brassica rapa cultivar Chiifu-401-42 chromosome A09, CAAS_Brap_v3.01, whole genome shotgun sequence:
- the LOC103837814 gene encoding phosphoserine aminotransferase 2, chloroplastic — protein MSASTNSLLLLGNQTHLPSLKSQSLLRLTKPSTLTLPSTRTKSIRCVASTTTTERVINFAAGPAALPENVLLKAQSDLYNWRGSGMSVMEMSHRGKEFLSIIQKAESDLRLLLHIPPDYSVLFLQGGATTQFAALPLNLCNPEDPVDYLVTGSWGDKAFKEAQKYCNPKVVWSGKAEKYTKVPSFDVLEQTPHAKYLHLCANETIHGVEFKDYPVPKNPNGVLIADMSSNFCSKPVDVSKFGVIYAGAQKNVGPSGVTIVIIRKDLIGNAQDVTPVMLDYKIHDENSSLYNTPPCFGIYMCGLVFDDLLAQGGLNEVEKKNQRKAKILYDAIDESRGFFRCPVEKSVRSLMNVPFTLEKAELEGEFIKEAAKEKMVQLKGHRSVGGMRASIYNAMPLAGVEKLVAFMKEFQARHA, from the coding sequence ATGTCGGCGTCAACAAactccctcctcctcctcggaAACCAAACCCATCTCCCTTCCCTCAAATCCCAATCCCTCCTCCGCCTCACCAAACCCTCCACTCTCACCCTCCCCTCCACAAGAACCAAATCCATCAGATGCGTCgcttccaccaccaccaccgagcGAGTCATCAACTTCGCGGCAGGCCCCGCCGCTCTACCCGAGAACGTCCTCCTCAAAGCCCAATCCGACCTCTACAACTGGCGCGGATCCGGCATGAGCGTCATGGAGATGAGCCACCGCGGCAAAGAGTTCCTCTCCATCATCCAAAAAGCCGAATCCGATCTCCGCCTCCTCCTCCACATCCCTCCCGACTACTCCGTCCTCTTCCTCCAAGGCGGCGCCACCACCCAGTTCGCCGCCCTCCCTCTCAACCTCTGCAACCCCGAGGACCCCGTCGATTACCTCGTCACCGGATCTTGGGGTGACAAGGCCTTTAAGGAGGCGCAGAAGTACTGCAACCCTAAGGTTGTCTGGTCCGGTAAGGCCGAGAAGTACACTAAAGTCCCCTCCTTTGATGTTCTTGAGCAGACCCCGCACGCCAAGTATTTGCATTTATGCGCCAACGAGACTATCCATGGAGTTGAGTTTAAAGACTACCCTGTTCCTAAGAACCCCAACGGTGTTTTGATAGCTGACATGTCTTCGAATTTCTGTTCGAAGCCTGTTGATGTGTCCAAGTTCGGTGTGATCTACGCCGGTGCGCAGaagaacgttggtccttcggGAGTCACCATTGTCATAATCAGGAAAGATTTGATCGGGAACGCTCAGGACGTCACTCCAGTGATGCTTGACTACAAGATCCACGACGAGAACAGTTCCTTGTACAACACGCCTCCCTGTTTCGGGATTTACATGTGTGGTTTAGTGTTTGATGATCTGTTGGCGCAGGGCGGGTTGAATGAGGTGGAGAAGAAGAACCAGAGGAAGGCGAAGATTCTGTATGATGCTATTGATGAGAGCAGGGGGTTTTTCAGGTGTCCTGTTGAGAAGTCTGTTAGGTCTTTGATGAATGTTCCTTTCACGTTGGAGAAGGCGGAGTTGGAAGGGGAGTTTATTAAGGAAGCTGCTAAGGAGAAGATGGTGCAGCTCAAGGGGCATAGATCGGTGGGAGGTATGAGGGCGTCTATTTACAATGCGATGCCTTTGGCTGGAGTTGAGAAGCTCGTTGCTTTCATGAAAGAGTTCCAGGCTAGGCATGCTTGA
- the LOC103837815 gene encoding protein NOI4, translating to MASNDAGRPLPKFGDWDVNDPATADGYTVIFSKAGEDKKTGRSSTKTNSQRKQDGDKPAVKKWLCFTFS from the coding sequence ATGGCATCAAACGACGCTGGAAGGCCGTTACCAAAATTTGGGGATTGGGATGTGAATGATCCCGCGACAGCAGATGGATACACGGTGATATTCAGCAAAGCCGGTGAAGATAAGAAGACAGGAAGGAGTTCGACTAAGACGAATTCTCAGAGGAAACAAGACGGTGATAAGCCAGCGGTCAAGAAATGGCTCTGTTTCACATTTTCttga
- the LOC103837816 gene encoding pentatricopeptide repeat-containing protein At2g17670 — translation MITYAVERECDTTTIPLLVDPTKTLKPSGDRSKTTKKMGKIPSSFRSLTSTQLIKKPTAPPPSPPPPRNSQNRITGTHHDSPKPPQTTTPSRNPFKSPNLSSAKSLFNSIAATSKTPLDTKFHNSVLQSYASIASVDDAVNLFHHILKSQPNFSPEPSTFNILLSHACRSPDSPLSNVHRVLNLMVNSGVAPNNVTTDIAARSLCESDRISDATDLVMELSEKHSPPDMFTYNYLLKQLCKYESLNAVYEFRDKMKKSFNVKPDLVSYTILIDHVCNSKNLREAMKLVSDLGVDGFKPDCFVYNTIMKGFCTLSKGSEAVGVFKKMKEDGVEPDRITYNTLIFGLSKSGRVEEARKYLQTMDEAGYEPDAVAYTALMNGMCRKGASLGALSLLEEMEARGCAPNDVTYNTLLYGLCKGRLMEKGIEFYEMMKSKGLKLESYAYATLVRALVRSGKVAEAYEVFDYAVGSKSLSDASAYATLETSLKWVKKAKEQGLAD, via the coding sequence ATGATAACATACGCAGTAGAGCGCGAGTGTGATACTACCACCATTCCCCTTCTCGTCGACCCTacaaaaaccctaaaaccttCCGGCGATCGAAGCAAAACGACAAAAAAAATGGGGAAGATCCCGTCGTCGTTTCGCTCTCTAACGTCGACGCAACTGATCAAGAAACCCACCGCACCTCCTCCATCGCCTCCTCCCCCGCGAAACTCCCAAAACAGAATCACCGGAACTCATCACGACTCCCCAAAACCTCCCCAGACCACCACTCCCTCGAGAAACCCTTTCAAATCCCCAAACCTCTCCTCCGCCAAATCCCTCTTCAACTCAATCGCCGCCACCTCCAAAACCCCCCTCGACACCAAATTCCACAACTCCGTCCTCCAATCCTACGCCTCCATCGCCTCCGTCGACGACGCCGTCAACCTCTTCCACCACATCCTCAAATCCCAGCCCAATTTCTCCCCGGAGCCATCCACCTTCAACATCCTCCTCTCCCACGCCTGCAGATCCCCCGACTCGCCCCTCTCCAACGTCCACCGAGTCCTCAACCTCATGGTGAACAGCGGCGTCGCGCCTAACAACGTCACCACCGACATCGCGGCCCGCTCCCTCTGCGAATCGGATCGGATCAGCGACGCTACAGATCTGGTGATGGAGCTCTCCGAGAAGCACTCGCCTCCGGATATGTTCACTTATAACTACCTCCTCAAGCAGTTATGCAAGTACGAGTCGTTGAACGCTGTTTACGAGTTTAGggataagatgaagaagtcGTTTAACGTGAAGCCGGATCTTGTTAGCTACACGATCTTGATCGATCATGTGTGTAACTCCAAGAATCTAAGGGAAGCGATGAAGTTAGTTAGTGATCTTGGTGTTGACGGTTTTAAGCCTGATTGCTTTGTGTACAACACTATTATGAAAGGCTTTTGCACGTTGAGTAAAGGGAGCGAGGCGGTTGGTGTTTTCAAGAAGATGAAGGAGGACGGTGTTGAGCCTGATCGGATCACTTACAATACTTTGATATTCGGGTTGTCGAAGTCGGGGAGGGTTGAGGAGGCGAGGAAGTATCTGCAGACTATGGATGAGGCAGGGTATGAGCCTGATGCGGTTGCTTACACGGCGCTGATGAATGGGATGTGTAGGAAAGGAGCGAGTTTGGGTGCGTTGAGTTTGTTGGAAGAGATGGAAGCGAGAGGGTGTGCTCCTAATGATGTCACTTATAATACTTTGCTTTATGGGTTGTGTAAGGGGAGGTTGATGGAGAAAGGGATCGAGTTTTATGAGATGATGAAATCGAAGGGTTTGAAGCTTGAGAGTTATGCTTACGCTACGCTTGTGAGGGCGCTGGTTAGAAGTGGGAAGGTCGCAGAGGCGTATGAAGTTTTTGATTATGCGGTTGGGAGCAAGAGTTTGAGTGATGCTTCTGCGTATGCTACGCTTGAAACTTCGTTGAAATGGGTGAAGAAGGCGAAAGAGCAAGGGTTGGCTGACTGA